In uncultured Bacteroides sp., the following proteins share a genomic window:
- a CDS encoding TonB-dependent receptor, which produces MVNIFFRIGDRLSFLTGKTIVSIIALLLLSSSGLVNAQTTIKGHVVDERTKEPIIGAIVLIKSTTKGVSTDINGQFELKTSKKLPLTLSISLVGYRTQDIDVYDTEEPVYATLTEDVNRLNEVVVVGYGTQSKKSFSGAAAHVNGDIIKELPVQSFDQALSGRAAGVSIAEPNGLLNNPPVIRIRGVNSISLSSYPLVVIDGIPVSTGNISTTTDVPNNPLADINPSDIESIDVLKDAASTSIYGSRAAAGVLLITTKRGKAGKVKTTYEGWVGITNAVRLPKLLNSQQYVDIKNEAVLNSKILSGNANNDNVSSKLFFPSYNADGSLVDTNWYDYIYRTAVSHNHVVTLSGGTEKTNYYFSANYSNQEGFLVDNDFQRKGIRFNIDHEVNKWLRIKGNGSYNTTNNRANSSGSLPGSSQFLVGAARMAISTAPNISPYNADGSYNLSSTGKMGSGNNLASSALYNPLALFEYSRSTSDNDRFIGGISANIKLLKHLDFNTIYSIDRLKTETVSFLSPKFGSSGYADGGSATNVSALRDNQTFTNTLNYDQVFNNKHHVSALLGTDLQKYKTSIWGAKASKASDDFFENYQGGWTNYSPASNYLGERAFYSYFSRLSYDFEGKYLFTANLRRDGNSALAVGHKYGNFGGISGGWVISQEKFFRKSSLGKLFDQLKLNASWGRVGNGNLTDDFGSFDLYSSSLYGSVSTWAISQSGNPLLSWETSNQTNIGLNAELLKKRLSVEVAYFNNNVNGLILDTPQSPSKGIPGNSILTNVGSMYNRGVELTLNASLIQKKKFSWDVSFNFTGIKNEVTQLAGNNADIIGYTHTSANANNVTRVGYSVGSLFGAKTAGVNPENGRRIFINGKGEKVQYSAVVPSGESNWTYLDGTKAPAIGVSDYYVLGNALPKWYGGLVSNLKYKNWDLTLNFTYAGGNYVMNGTKATLRDQTSYNNYTGILDRWTTPGQVTDIPRLVYNDIISNGTSFPISANVEKADFLRLQNVLLAYRVPANLLSKVNLSSAKIYAQVSNAFLITGYTGTDPESSVNGNSNTTPGVERNSLGRGRTFTFGVNVGF; this is translated from the coding sequence ATGGTAAATATATTTTTTAGAATCGGGGATAGACTTTCATTCCTGACAGGGAAGACTATAGTCTCTATTATTGCACTTCTGTTGCTTAGTTCTTCAGGTTTAGTAAATGCACAAACAACCATAAAAGGACATGTTGTTGATGAGCGAACCAAAGAACCAATTATTGGTGCCATTGTATTAATCAAGTCAACAACAAAGGGAGTATCTACTGATATCAATGGTCAGTTTGAACTTAAAACATCAAAGAAGCTTCCGCTTACTTTATCAATAAGTCTGGTAGGATACCGCACTCAGGATATAGATGTATATGATACTGAAGAGCCTGTTTACGCTACACTGACCGAAGATGTAAATCGTCTGAATGAAGTGGTGGTTGTGGGTTACGGTACTCAGTCAAAGAAATCATTCTCGGGAGCAGCTGCTCATGTTAATGGAGATATAATAAAGGAACTGCCGGTGCAGAGTTTTGATCAGGCATTATCGGGAAGAGCTGCAGGTGTTAGCATAGCTGAACCAAACGGCTTGCTGAATAATCCTCCGGTAATTCGTATCCGTGGTGTAAACTCTATTTCGTTGAGTTCGTATCCATTGGTGGTAATTGACGGTATTCCTGTAAGCACAGGAAATATTTCTACCACTACGGATGTTCCTAATAACCCTTTAGCTGATATAAACCCTTCGGATATAGAATCCATTGATGTATTAAAAGATGCTGCTTCAACTTCTATTTATGGTTCACGTGCTGCTGCCGGTGTGCTGCTTATTACCACCAAAAGAGGCAAGGCTGGCAAAGTAAAAACAACGTATGAGGGCTGGGTAGGTATTACAAATGCTGTTCGTTTACCCAAATTGCTTAACTCACAGCAATATGTTGATATAAAGAATGAAGCGGTGCTGAATTCAAAGATTCTGAGCGGAAATGCAAACAATGATAATGTGAGCTCTAAGCTATTCTTCCCTTCATATAATGCCGATGGCTCACTGGTAGATACAAACTGGTACGATTATATTTACCGTACTGCGGTTTCTCATAATCATGTGGTAACACTTTCGGGAGGAACAGAGAAAACCAATTACTACTTTTCTGCCAACTACTCCAATCAGGAAGGCTTCCTTGTGGATAATGATTTCCAACGTAAGGGGATCCGTTTCAATATTGATCATGAAGTAAATAAATGGTTAAGAATTAAAGGTAATGGATCATATAATACAACTAACAACAGAGCCAACAGCTCTGGTTCTTTACCCGGTTCATCACAATTTCTGGTTGGTGCCGCCCGTATGGCCATTTCCACAGCTCCTAATATCAGTCCTTACAATGCCGATGGCAGCTATAATCTGAGTAGCACAGGTAAGATGGGTTCAGGTAACAACTTAGCATCTTCTGCTTTATATAATCCGTTGGCTTTGTTTGAATATAGTCGCAGTACATCTGACAATGACCGTTTTATTGGTGGTATCAGTGCAAATATTAAGCTGTTGAAGCATCTGGATTTCAATACCATTTATTCGATAGATCGTTTGAAAACAGAGACTGTTAGTTTTTTAAGTCCTAAATTTGGTTCTTCGGGGTATGCTGACGGAGGTTCTGCCACAAATGTATCTGCCTTGAGAGATAACCAGACTTTTACCAATACCTTGAACTATGATCAGGTATTTAATAATAAACACCATGTATCTGCTTTGCTAGGTACCGACTTACAAAAATACAAAACAAGTATATGGGGAGCAAAAGCTTCTAAAGCATCGGATGATTTTTTTGAAAACTATCAGGGAGGATGGACCAATTATTCTCCTGCCAGCAATTATTTAGGTGAAAGAGCCTTTTACTCTTATTTCTCTCGTTTGAGTTATGATTTTGAGGGCAAGTATCTTTTCACTGCTAACCTAAGACGTGATGGTAACTCAGCTTTGGCCGTGGGACATAAATACGGAAATTTTGGTGGTATATCCGGTGGATGGGTAATCTCTCAGGAGAAGTTTTTCAGGAAATCCTCTTTAGGCAAGTTGTTTGATCAATTGAAACTGAATGCCAGCTGGGGACGTGTGGGTAATGGTAATCTGACAGATGATTTTGGTTCATTCGATTTATACTCTTCTTCACTTTACGGATCAGTATCTACCTGGGCAATCAGCCAGTCGGGTAATCCTCTGTTAAGTTGGGAAACCAGTAACCAGACAAATATCGGACTTAACGCAGAATTATTGAAAAAGCGATTGTCTGTGGAAGTTGCCTATTTTAATAATAATGTGAATGGATTGATTCTGGATACACCTCAGTCTCCTTCAAAAGGAATCCCGGGTAACTCTATTTTAACCAATGTAGGTTCAATGTATAATAGGGGAGTGGAACTGACTTTGAACGCCTCTTTAATTCAGAAGAAGAAGTTCTCATGGGATGTGTCGTTCAACTTTACAGGCATCAAGAATGAAGTCACCCAATTAGCTGGCAACAATGCAGATATTATCGGATATACACATACTTCTGCCAATGCAAACAATGTAACTCGCGTGGGTTATTCTGTAGGTAGCCTGTTTGGCGCAAAGACAGCAGGGGTAAATCCTGAAAATGGTCGCAGAATATTTATTAATGGTAAAGGTGAAAAAGTACAGTATAGTGCTGTAGTGCCATCGGGTGAAAGTAACTGGACTTATCTTGACGGAACAAAAGCTCCTGCCATCGGAGTATCTGATTATTATGTATTGGGCAACGCTCTTCCTAAATGGTATGGAGGTTTGGTAAGTAACCTGAAATATAAGAACTGGGATCTGACTCTGAACTTTACCTATGCAGGTGGAAATTATGTGATGAATGGTACAAAGGCAACCTTGCGCGACCAGACTTCCTATAACAACTATACCGGAATTCTTGATCGCTGGACCACTCCGGGACAGGTGACTGATATCCCCCGACTGGTTTATAATGACATTATTTCCAATGGTACATCATTCCCAATCTCTGCCAATGTGGAGAAAGCAGACTTCCTGAGATTGCAAAATGTGTTGCTGGCTTACAGAGTTCCTGCTAACCTGCTGAGTAAAGTAAATCTGAGTTCCGCTAAAATCTATGCACAGGTATCCAATGCCTTTTTGATAACAGGATATACAGGTACAGATCCGGAATCATCGGTTAATGGTAATTCAAACACCACTCCGGGTGTAGAGCGTAACTCACTGGGACGTGGACGCACATTTACCTTCGGAGTTAATGTAGGATTTTAA
- a CDS encoding PhzF family phenazine biosynthesis isomerase → MADNYLENQYEQYQARKAAWEKACKYGIKKTTTANQAKPEKPVVASETDTKKRFTYRKLDAFTSGKSKGNPAACLYLDKDQQLTEEEMLTIAKDHKGFVSEVVYCSPLADNAYRLRYYSSECEVEFCGHGTIACMYNLVKSNKELTEVKEIIIKTNKGDLKVYNELQSLDAVFITAPDPEYLEVKPSLETIAANLNTTAETIDQQYPIMLIDAGLRTLIVPINTLNKILALHPDELKLKEFCVNNDIDIILVFTNDVAYKSNKIRTRVFAPKFGYLEDPATGSGNSAMGYYMLKNEMWNGQPVSVEQNGEKELFNVVKLKAVDGKVLFGGGAVVKIEGDYSL, encoded by the coding sequence ATGGCAGACAATTATTTAGAAAATCAATACGAGCAATACCAGGCCAGAAAGGCGGCTTGGGAGAAAGCTTGCAAATACGGTATAAAGAAAACAACTACAGCTAATCAGGCAAAACCAGAAAAACCGGTTGTAGCTTCTGAAACAGATACTAAGAAACGATTCACTTACAGAAAACTGGATGCCTTTACAAGCGGAAAGTCGAAAGGGAATCCTGCCGCTTGTCTGTATCTTGACAAAGATCAGCAATTAACAGAAGAAGAGATGCTGACCATAGCAAAAGACCACAAAGGATTTGTGTCCGAAGTAGTTTATTGCAGTCCGCTTGCTGATAATGCATACAGGCTGCGTTACTATTCTTCTGAATGCGAAGTGGAATTCTGTGGACACGGAACCATTGCGTGTATGTACAACCTCGTAAAAAGTAATAAGGAACTGACAGAAGTAAAGGAAATCATCATTAAAACCAATAAAGGAGATTTGAAAGTATATAACGAACTCCAGTCTCTCGATGCCGTATTTATAACAGCTCCCGATCCGGAATATCTTGAAGTAAAACCTTCTTTAGAAACTATAGCTGCCAATCTAAATACTACAGCTGAAACTATTGATCAGCAATACCCCATAATGTTGATAGATGCAGGCTTAAGAACACTCATTGTTCCTATAAACACATTGAATAAAATTCTTGCTTTGCATCCGGATGAACTAAAGCTGAAAGAATTCTGCGTTAATAATGATATAGATATAATACTCGTTTTCACCAATGATGTAGCTTATAAATCAAATAAAATCAGAACCCGTGTATTCGCTCCCAAATTCGGTTACCTCGAAGATCCTGCAACCGGTTCAGGTAATTCCGCAATGGGATATTACATGCTGAAGAATGAGATGTGGAACGGTCAGCCAGTTTCAGTAGAACAGAATGGTGAAAAGGAACTTTTTAATGTTGTGAAGCTTAAGGCTGTAGATGGCAAAGTCCTTTTTGGTGGCGGTGCTGTTGTTAAGATTGAGGGGGATTATAGCTTGTAG
- a CDS encoding ImmA/IrrE family metallo-endopeptidase, which produces MSKLIYDLECYVQKFRQENGLGETEPIKIKSFLQKNGILTVYMPLSETFSGMGIKSVFGTDIKRYIMVNCTHSIGKQHFTICHELYHLYIQEKFESEASKNIGRFDKKGNPEEFKADFFAALLLLPWHGVWSMIPECERSKNKITLPTLVAIEQYYGCSRSALLYRLLDKGLIDDSYKLQFTTGIKVQARKLGYDISLYEKGNCGVVIGNYGTIAYKAWDKGLISESSYYSFLEDIGIDVSELDERNSEQNGEAE; this is translated from the coding sequence ATGAGTAAACTAATCTATGATCTAGAATGTTATGTGCAGAAGTTTCGCCAGGAGAATGGTTTGGGTGAGACGGAACCAATAAAGATTAAAAGTTTTCTTCAAAAGAATGGGATTTTAACGGTTTATATGCCTTTGAGTGAAACCTTCTCTGGTATGGGGATAAAGTCTGTGTTTGGTACAGATATAAAAAGATATATTATGGTAAATTGTACTCATTCAATAGGGAAGCAGCATTTTACAATTTGTCATGAGTTATATCACCTTTATATCCAAGAAAAATTCGAATCTGAAGCAAGTAAGAATATTGGTCGATTTGATAAAAAAGGAAATCCTGAAGAATTTAAAGCTGATTTTTTTGCTGCGCTTTTACTGCTTCCATGGCATGGGGTATGGAGTATGATACCAGAATGTGAACGTTCAAAGAATAAAATAACACTTCCCACCTTAGTCGCTATTGAACAATATTATGGTTGTTCAAGGTCTGCTTTACTATATAGGCTTTTAGATAAAGGATTAATAGATGATTCCTATAAATTGCAGTTTACAACAGGTATCAAAGTTCAGGCCAGAAAATTAGGATATGATATCTCTTTATACGAAAAAGGAAATTGTGGAGTTGTTATAGGTAACTATGGAACAATAGCTTATAAAGCATGGGATAAAGGTCTTATTTCTGAAAGTTCATATTATTCTTTCTTAGAGGATATAGGTATTGATGTTTCCGAATTAGACGAACGAAACAGTGAGCAGAATGGAGAAGCAGAATAG
- a CDS encoding carcinine hydrolase/isopenicillin-N N-acyltransferase family protein has translation MKKFVVYILLLFAGILQAEACTTAVISGKFTADGRPLLFKQRDTHDPNNKFESFTDGKYTYVAVVSTRDSGKKGVFGGHNSAGFAIINSASYNLNPGLDGDEKGLDGYIMKLALQTCASLADFEHLLDSLPRPIRASSNFGVIDAHGGAAYYETSDKKYVKYDANDESAAPFGYIIRTNFSFSGDRARDKGLARFDVASELFYQASLKKEISYQFILKEVSRSLKHGLTGVDLYNNIPADGNKAVLVPFRDFIPRYLTTSVLVFQGVKDKEPASQTILWSVLGCPLTSVAVPILVNSKGYLPKILTSEGEASAPLFDWASRLKQKLFPIDRGEGEDYLNLAALISKDNKGILQTLDPAENRVIAESQKYISKWRTEGVKPEELKKLDEWIDQYLTDYYKTTYSL, from the coding sequence ATGAAGAAGTTTGTTGTCTATATATTGCTTCTGTTTGCAGGAATTCTGCAGGCAGAAGCTTGTACTACAGCCGTAATTTCAGGCAAATTTACCGCCGATGGTCGTCCTTTGCTGTTCAAACAACGTGATACTCACGATCCGAACAATAAATTTGAGTCGTTTACAGATGGTAAATACACTTATGTGGCAGTAGTCAGCACTCGTGATTCTGGTAAAAAAGGAGTGTTCGGCGGCCATAACAGTGCCGGCTTTGCCATCATCAATTCAGCATCCTACAATCTGAATCCCGGACTGGACGGAGACGAGAAAGGACTCGATGGCTATATCATGAAACTAGCTCTGCAAACATGTGCTTCATTAGCTGATTTTGAACACTTGCTCGACAGTCTGCCACGCCCCATTCGTGCCAGCTCCAACTTTGGAGTAATTGATGCTCACGGTGGTGCGGCTTATTATGAAACAAGTGATAAGAAATATGTGAAATATGATGCCAATGACGAAAGTGCAGCTCCTTTTGGATACATAATCCGAACCAACTTCTCTTTCTCGGGAGACCGGGCACGTGATAAAGGACTGGCCCGTTTTGATGTAGCTTCGGAACTATTTTATCAGGCTTCTCTGAAAAAAGAAATCTCTTATCAGTTTATACTGAAAGAAGTATCGCGCAGCCTCAAACATGGATTAACCGGAGTCGATTTATATAATAATATACCGGCTGATGGGAATAAAGCAGTACTGGTTCCTTTTCGTGATTTTATTCCTCGTTATCTCACAACTTCCGTTCTGGTATTTCAGGGAGTAAAAGACAAAGAACCTGCATCGCAAACTATACTTTGGTCAGTGCTGGGTTGTCCGCTCACTTCAGTTGCCGTTCCTATTCTGGTAAACAGCAAAGGCTATTTGCCAAAGATTCTGACCTCGGAAGGCGAAGCTTCAGCACCACTTTTTGACTGGGCATCCAGATTAAAGCAAAAATTGTTCCCGATAGACCGTGGAGAAGGAGAAGATTATCTTAATTTAGCGGCGTTAATTTCAAAAGACAACAAAGGAATCCTTCAGACACTTGATCCGGCAGAGAATCGTGTTATTGCCGAGTCACAGAAATACATCAGCAAATGGAGAACTGAAGGAGTAAAGCCTGAAGAACTTAAGAAACTGGACGAGTGGATTGATCAATATTTAACCGATTATTATAAAACGACTTATAGCTTATGA
- a CDS encoding glycoside hydrolase family 43 protein, whose product MKRSVLSLLAFLILVGVKAHTTVSRDKDYAAYLFVYFTGNTGAEESVRYAISNNGYSYYALNGNEPVLDSKVISSTGGVRDPHILRGADGKTFYMVLTDMVCANGWDSNRAMVLLKSTDLINWKHSVVNIQKRYKGQEDLKRVWAPQTIFDKKAGKYMIYWSIQYGAGADVIYYAYANKDFTDLEGEPKPLFLPANGKSCIDGDIIYKDGVFHLFYKTEGHGNGIKKATTRSLTSGKWTEQEDYKQQTKEAVEGAGVFKMINSNKYILMYDVYMKGKYQFTESTDLDHFKVIDNEVKMNFHPRHGTVIPITRKELKALTDKWGKPEGL is encoded by the coding sequence ATGAAAAGATCTGTTTTAAGTCTGCTGGCTTTCCTTATCCTTGTTGGAGTAAAAGCACACACAACTGTTAGTCGTGATAAAGATTATGCTGCTTATCTGTTTGTTTACTTCACAGGCAATACAGGCGCAGAGGAATCCGTGCGTTATGCAATTAGTAATAACGGCTACTCATATTATGCTCTGAATGGAAATGAGCCGGTACTTGATTCCAAAGTAATAAGTTCAACAGGAGGCGTGCGCGATCCGCATATTTTAAGAGGAGCAGATGGCAAGACTTTCTATATGGTACTAACTGATATGGTTTGTGCTAATGGATGGGATTCAAACCGTGCAATGGTACTGTTGAAATCAACCGATTTAATAAACTGGAAACATTCCGTAGTAAACATACAAAAACGATATAAAGGTCAGGAAGATCTGAAACGTGTTTGGGCACCACAAACCATATTCGACAAGAAAGCAGGTAAATACATGATTTACTGGTCAATTCAATATGGAGCAGGAGCAGATGTTATTTATTACGCCTATGCCAATAAAGATTTCACAGACCTGGAAGGAGAACCAAAACCATTGTTCCTGCCAGCCAACGGAAAATCATGCATAGACGGAGACATCATTTATAAAGACGGTGTTTTTCATCTCTTCTATAAAACCGAAGGTCACGGAAACGGCATCAAGAAAGCAACCACCCGCTCGCTGACTTCAGGCAAATGGACAGAACAGGAAGACTACAAACAACAGACAAAAGAAGCGGTTGAAGGTGCTGGAGTCTTTAAAATGATAAATTCGAATAAATATATCCTGATGTACGACGTGTACATGAAAGGAAAATATCAGTTTACAGAGAGCACAGACTTAGACCATTTCAAAGTGATAGACAATGAGGTGAAGATGAATTTCCATCCTCGTCACGGAACTGTTATTCCTATTACCCGCAAAGAGCTGAAAGCTTTAACCGATAAGTGGGGAAAGCCGGAAGGGTTGTAA
- a CDS encoding TlpA disulfide reductase family protein, whose protein sequence is MKRRILALGIAALAFTLAHAQEKSTLHLSGTTNGVSTGKVYLHKFIDKYYTVIDSASIQKGTFSFSTKAVLPEVYGISLGTKDSPYMLFLDNNQVTIKLDSVDQYRNTQVNGSAQHALFVQYKQQEDVKIDQFIKQHPSSIVSVYALYRDFSYRLTPAEIQANIKLLAPALQKTNYVQVLNNLIKTWDKVAVGKQAPEFSAKTPEGTTVSLSNRLGKGYLLIDFWASWCPGCRKENPGIVKVYNKYKDKGFDILGVSLDRTKDKWIKAIADDHLDWTQVSELKFWQSDAVTKYGIRVIPSNVLVDSKGTIVARNLFGEDLDKLLYQLLSK, encoded by the coding sequence ATGAAAAGAAGAATTTTAGCACTAGGTATTGCAGCATTAGCCTTTACTTTAGCACATGCGCAAGAGAAAAGTACGTTGCATCTTAGTGGCACAACAAATGGAGTTTCAACAGGAAAAGTGTATCTGCACAAGTTTATAGATAAATACTATACTGTTATTGACTCGGCAAGCATACAGAAAGGAACATTCTCTTTCTCAACAAAAGCAGTGCTCCCCGAAGTTTATGGTATTTCTTTAGGCACTAAAGATAGTCCTTACATGCTGTTTCTGGATAATAATCAGGTAACAATAAAGCTTGATTCTGTAGATCAGTATAGAAATACACAGGTAAATGGTTCGGCTCAGCATGCTCTTTTTGTTCAGTATAAACAGCAGGAAGATGTGAAGATTGATCAGTTTATTAAGCAACATCCTTCTTCTATTGTGTCTGTTTACGCATTATACAGAGATTTTTCCTACAGACTGACACCTGCCGAGATACAAGCAAATATAAAACTGCTTGCTCCGGCATTACAGAAAACAAACTATGTGCAGGTTCTCAATAATCTGATTAAAACATGGGATAAAGTAGCTGTGGGAAAGCAGGCTCCTGAATTCTCGGCAAAAACCCCTGAAGGCACAACTGTAAGCCTGTCAAACCGCCTTGGAAAAGGATATCTGCTTATTGATTTCTGGGCATCTTGGTGTCCCGGTTGCAGAAAGGAGAATCCCGGAATAGTAAAAGTCTACAATAAATACAAAGACAAAGGTTTTGATATCCTGGGCGTTTCATTAGACAGAACAAAAGATAAATGGATAAAGGCCATTGCCGATGATCATCTGGACTGGACACAAGTATCAGAACTAAAGTTCTGGCAGAGTGATGCCGTAACCAAGTATGGCATAAGAGTGATCCCATCTAATGTTCTGGTAGATTCAAAAGGAACTATCGTTGCCAGAAACCTTTTTGGTGAAGATTTGGATAAGTTGTTATATCAGTTGTTAAGTAAGTAA
- a CDS encoding helix-turn-helix transcriptional regulator yields the protein MIAENIRLLREKFGYTQTQVASYLNITSSAVNQYESKARSIPADVVSKLAILFNVEEYDLYEENPQQQSLISAFAFRADELKEEDLKSIAAFRKIITNHFHLSNALENE from the coding sequence ATGATAGCAGAAAACATTCGTTTACTTCGGGAAAAGTTTGGTTATACACAAACTCAAGTGGCGTCATATCTAAATATTACTTCCTCTGCAGTCAATCAATATGAGAGTAAAGCACGTTCAATTCCTGCAGACGTAGTAAGTAAACTTGCCATTTTGTTTAACGTGGAAGAGTATGATTTATATGAAGAGAATCCTCAACAGCAGAGCCTAATATCAGCTTTTGCCTTTCGTGCGGATGAACTTAAAGAAGAAGATCTGAAAAGTATAGCTGCTTTTCGTAAGATTATAACTAATCATTTTCACCTTTCAAATGCTTTAGAAAATGAGTAA
- a CDS encoding RagB/SusD family nutrient uptake outer membrane protein — MIRIINNIYKKSTFLGVILALALTVSGCNSELNTESATSLNAKSIFETPARIEGLVNGMYKALKGGSLYGGRIHLYLDVRGEDFINITGNSYTAYESWNNSYTSGSNDINDTWKQAYATINDANIIIDGLAESTGVISDALKAQYIAEAKFVRALSYYTLVTIYARPYTENDGASKGLPLRLQPETTSANNDLARSTVKEVYKQILADLDFAEANLPDSYSSSLLNTTRAHKNTAIALKTRVYLNKGDFQNVITEAKKIVPQTVAPFSAATGVKHTLQSDVTSLFGSNLTSTESILSMPSTASDSYSGQSAIAYIYYANREYYLNPSGILGSALWGTSDARRNLVELKSGKYYLKKYAKVSPYIDYIPVIRYSEVLLNYAEAALRTNNSALAINLLEAVHHRSDAGFVFPASSENTNTALLETIRQERRIELLGEGFRSNDLLRDLLTIPAKGSSSLQSSSVAPAAENYIFPLPDSETNSNKAL; from the coding sequence ATGATTCGAATAATAAATAACATATATAAGAAATCCACATTCCTGGGAGTGATACTCGCTTTAGCTCTGACTGTATCGGGTTGCAACAGTGAACTGAATACTGAATCGGCTACTTCATTAAATGCTAAAAGTATATTTGAAACTCCTGCCCGTATAGAAGGTTTGGTTAACGGAATGTATAAAGCTTTGAAAGGTGGAAGTCTTTATGGCGGACGCATTCACCTGTATCTTGATGTGCGCGGTGAAGACTTTATCAATATAACCGGGAACTCATATACAGCCTACGAAAGCTGGAACAATTCCTATACTTCGGGTTCCAATGATATTAATGATACCTGGAAGCAAGCTTATGCCACCATAAATGATGCGAATATTATTATTGATGGACTGGCAGAAAGCACCGGAGTGATAAGTGATGCTCTGAAAGCGCAATATATTGCTGAGGCTAAGTTTGTGAGAGCACTTTCTTACTATACACTTGTTACTATCTATGCCCGTCCGTATACAGAAAATGACGGAGCATCAAAAGGACTACCTCTTCGCTTGCAACCGGAAACCACATCAGCAAATAATGATCTGGCACGTAGCACAGTGAAAGAAGTGTATAAACAGATTCTTGCGGATCTTGATTTTGCAGAAGCTAATCTGCCGGATTCTTATTCTTCTTCATTGCTCAATACAACACGGGCTCACAAGAATACAGCTATAGCCTTGAAAACAAGAGTATATCTCAATAAAGGTGATTTCCAGAATGTGATAACCGAAGCTAAGAAGATTGTACCTCAAACCGTAGCACCATTCTCGGCTGCAACAGGTGTAAAACATACTTTGCAAAGTGATGTAACATCTCTGTTTGGCTCAAACCTTACATCTACGGAGTCTATCCTGTCAATGCCTTCCACTGCTTCCGATTCATATAGCGGGCAATCAGCCATCGCATATATCTATTATGCCAACAGGGAATATTATCTGAATCCGTCCGGCATACTTGGTTCTGCTCTTTGGGGAACCAGTGATGCACGCCGTAATCTGGTAGAGCTGAAGTCGGGCAAATATTATTTAAAGAAATATGCAAAGGTTTCTCCGTATATAGATTATATACCTGTAATCCGTTATTCAGAAGTGTTGCTTAATTATGCTGAGGCTGCTTTGAGAACAAATAACAGTGCATTGGCTATTAACCTGCTTGAAGCAGTACATCATCGCTCGGATGCCGGTTTTGTTTTCCCTGCAAGTTCAGAAAATACAAATACAGCATTGCTGGAAACTATTCGTCAGGAACGCAGAATTGAGTTATTGGGTGAAGGCTTCCGATCAAACGATTTGTTACGCGATTTATTAACTATTCCGGCCAAAGGAAGTAGTAGCTTACAGTCTTCATCGGTAGCACCAGCAGCAGAAAATTACATATTCCCTCTTCCGGATTCAGAGACTAACTCTAATAAAGCATTATAA
- a CDS encoding YdeI/OmpD-associated family protein, whose translation MIETFQAEDRSIWRKWLESNFQTQREVWLIFPNKLSGIKSVSYNDAVEEALCFGWIDSTVRSYTETSTIQRYSVRNPSSTYSQLNKERIAWLYKNNLIHPLVVDSIKNITNQEYTFPADILNELKKDSVTWENYCLFSDSYKRIRLAYIEAARNRPEEFNKRLNHFIKKTKTNKLIIARGSDKYY comes from the coding sequence ATGATAGAGACATTTCAAGCTGAGGACAGATCTATCTGGAGAAAGTGGCTGGAAAGCAATTTTCAAACACAAAGAGAGGTATGGCTTATCTTTCCGAATAAATTATCGGGCATAAAATCTGTGTCATATAATGATGCTGTTGAGGAAGCTTTATGTTTTGGATGGATTGATAGTACTGTAAGGTCTTATACAGAAACCAGCACAATACAACGCTATTCGGTCAGGAATCCTTCAAGTACCTATTCTCAATTGAATAAGGAGCGGATAGCATGGTTATACAAAAATAATCTGATTCATCCTCTGGTAGTGGATTCTATAAAAAACATCACCAATCAGGAATATACTTTTCCGGCAGATATTCTCAATGAACTAAAAAAAGATTCTGTTACGTGGGAGAACTATTGTCTATTCTCTGATTCATATAAGAGAATTCGCCTTGCATACATCGAAGCTGCCCGTAACAGGCCGGAGGAATTTAATAAACGATTGAACCACTTTATAAAAAAGACAAAGACTAATAAGTTAATTATAGCACGAGGGTCTGATAAATATTATTAA